GAAAACGATCCGGATGTAGCGGTGGTCATGATCACGGCCTACGGTTCCATTTCTACCGCCATCGACGCCATGAAAAACGGGGCCGCGGATTATCTGCTGAAGCCCTTTGACCCTAACGAACTGGGCGTGCTGATCGAAAAAATTCTGGGAAACCAGGCCCAGGCCTTGGAAAATCTGTACCTCAAGGAACAGTACAAGGAGCGAACCCGCTTTGAGAGCATGATCGGGCAGTCCCGGGCCATGCAGCAGGTGTTTGACTTGATTGCAGATGTGGCGCCGATGAATTCCACGGTCCTGATAACCGGCGAGACCGGTACGGGCAAGGGGCTGGCCGCCAAAGCCATTCACACCAACAGCCCCCAGAGCCAGGGGCCCTTTGTGGTGGTCAACTGCGGCGCCATACCCGAGCATCTGATGGAAAGCGAGCTGTTCGGCTATCAGAAGGGCGCCTTTACGGACGCAAAAGAGACAAAGAAAGGGCGCCTGGAGCTGGCCCACGGCGGCACGCTCTTTTTAGACGAAATCGGCGAGATCAGCATGCGCATGCAGATCGATCTTTTGCGGATCTTGGAGGACCGGGTTTTTTACCGCGTGGGCGGGACGCAGCCGCTGGAGGTCGATTTCAGGGTTATCGCCGCAACCAACAGGGAACTGCAGAAAGTGATCAAAGACGGAACCTTTCGCGAAGACCTCTACTACCGCCTGAACGTAGTTTCATTTAAAATGCCGTCGCTGAGGGAGCGCAAAGAAGACCTGCCGCTCCTGGCGGATCATTTTCTGAACCGGTTTGCCCAGGAGACCAACAAACCCATCGACCGCATCAGTCGGGGGGCCATGGATGAGATCATGCTCTATGACTGGCCCGGTAATGTCAGAGAGCTTGAAAACGCCATTGAACGGGCGGTGGTGGTATGCAAAGGGCCAATCATCCAGCCTGAGAATTTGCCGATATTCTGTGCCGAGGAATACGCCGCCCCGGACGTAAACTCGCTGGCCGAAATTGAAAAGGCCCATATTTCACAGGTGCTCAGCGCCAACGACTGGAATATATCCCGGTCAGCCAAAACGCTGGAAATCGACCGTTCGACCCTCTATAACAAAATCAAGCGATATAACATTCAGAAGCCATCTTGATTGCGCCTTTAGAACATACGGTCGTGGTCTCTTTTGTCGGGGATTGTGGTGAGGAAATTTTTAATCCCATCAGCAGGGGTCTTCAGCGGGTGTTCGGGTTTGGCGTTGAACGACTGCCGCTGCTGCCGGATGTGGACTTCGCCCTGGATCCCAACCGGGACCAGTATCATTCCACTGTGATTCTGGACAAACTGGCGGCAGCGGCGCCGGACGGCGCCGCCAAGGTGCTCGCGATCACCGCGGTGGATCTTTTCATCCCCATCCTTACGCATGTATACGGGGAGGCGCAGCTGGGCGGCAAGGCCTGTATTGTGTCCACCTTTCGTTTAAAGGAAGGCCTTTCGCCCTTGAGCGTACAGGAAGCCTATCCGGTCCGGGTGGTCAAGGAAGCGATCCACGAGCTGGGCCACACCTTTAAACTGCGCCACTGCCCGGATCCCGTCTGCATCATGCATTACTGCCGCAGCGTCAAGGATGTCGACCGCAAATCCGACCAGATGTGCCGCTATTGCAAAGTTCTTTTCGAAGATGAAAAAAAAAGGCTGGCGAAGTAAAACAAAGTACGCTGATTCGTAAATCCGGTGACGTATTATTCAAGCTGAATTTAGATTGATTTCCTTAAAAAAATCCCCCCTGCGCCTTTTTCAAAGGGGGGACCGTGGGGATTTTACTAAAGGGGTAAATTTTTGTTTAAAACGGTAGAACGTATATTCTATGTCCGCAGGAAAATATTCGCCATCCGTTTCCATCCGAGCTGGGGCATGTTGCCATAGATGTCATGGCCGAACTGGCCGCCGTCGGTGGCCAGGGGGCCGCCTTCCGCTTCGACCACCTGGTAAAGGCGCTGGACCTCGTCCCGCAAATAATCAGTCGCTTCATTCCCCATCATCAGATTTTTCAGATCCTGGCGCAGGCTGCGGGAATGAACCCGGGCGATCCAGCCGTCGGCGTAAGGATTTTGGTTCGCCAGGCTGCCCAGCTCTCTTAACCGGGGGTTGACGGCGGTAACCACCCCGCTGAGGGGGGACTGAATATTGGCGCTGTTCGATCCCCGTTTCATTTTTATGTCCGACCGGTTCTGCCGGAGTTCCTTTCCCACCAGCGGCGACTCAAACGTGTCCAGCGGGCCGAACAGGCGCAGGGCAAAATCGTCCAGGCCGATTCTGGCCTCGCCGCCGCCTTCCAGCTTTATCCAGGTATGACCCCGGTGAAGATAAAACCCCTGGGGGAGTTTAAACCCTTCGATGTTCAAAACATCCACCGGTTTTACAATGGCGTGCACGGTGTACTCGTCGTAAAAATACTGGTCAAACTCACAATTGTCACAGCGGTACTCATTGGTGCAGGCCCTGAATTCGATGCGCTTTTTCAGATGGTGGATACAGGGCCGTTTCCATGGCGCCAGACCCATCAGGGGGTCTTTCCAGAAAACAATTTTACCCCGTTTGGTATTGGGAGCAATCCCCAGCTTGCGAAGTTTTTCATTTTCCATGGCCAGGCTTCGCAGGGCTTTGTCAAAACGGCAGGCGATACAGTCATAATCCGTTTTGCAGAGTTTTTTAGGGATGACATTGGCCTGCATCCAGACGCAGGGATCCTGAGTGGTTTTTAGGCGATTTTCAGTGCGGATCGTATTCATTTTATTTTCCTCTATATAAAACAGGTTTTGCAATAATCAGGGTTTGCCGGGATGCCGGCAGCAGCTCATCCTATCGTGTCTTGAGAAAGCGCCGGGTTAAATTGTTCCATCCCAGCTGGGGCAAATTGCCGTAAATGTCACTGGCCAGATGCCCGCCGTCGGCTGCCAGGGGACCGGCGACTTCTTCGATCATGTTTTCCAGATTGCGCACTTCCGTATCCATCCAGGTCAAACTCTTTGTATCCGTCATCAGGTCGTTCATGGACTTTTTGATGTCCGGCGTTCGCACCAGGAACAGCCAGCCGTCGCCGTATGGTTCCCGGTTGACGATTTCGGGATTTTGCCTGGCCTTGGAATTGACCTCCACGATCACGCCGCCGACCGGAGACAGCATGTCCGCCAGGTTTTCTTTGCGCTTCAGCCCCCATCCCACAGCCCCCGGGTCAAACTCCTTGCCCATCAGGGGCAGGTCAAACCCATCGGCTTTGCCGAAAAGTTTCGACGTAAAGTCATCCAGACCGATGCGAATATAGCCGCCGCTCTCAATGCGCGCCCAGGCATGTCCGTTATGAAAGTAATAGTCCAGCGGCACGTCAAACCCCTTGACCTGCTGAAGGGCGTAAGGGGTGC
This sequence is a window from Desulfobacterales bacterium. Protein-coding genes within it:
- a CDS encoding sigma-54 dependent transcriptional regulator, whose product is MGNVKILIVDDEKIMRESLAGWLLRDGHDVETAKSGEEALEKLNATRYNILLLDIKMEGISGLDVLKHVKENDPDVAVVMITAYGSISTAIDAMKNGAADYLLKPFDPNELGVLIEKILGNQAQALENLYLKEQYKERTRFESMIGQSRAMQQVFDLIADVAPMNSTVLITGETGTGKGLAAKAIHTNSPQSQGPFVVVNCGAIPEHLMESELFGYQKGAFTDAKETKKGRLELAHGGTLFLDEIGEISMRMQIDLLRILEDRVFYRVGGTQPLEVDFRVIAATNRELQKVIKDGTFREDLYYRLNVVSFKMPSLRERKEDLPLLADHFLNRFAQETNKPIDRISRGAMDEIMLYDWPGNVRELENAIERAVVVCKGPIIQPENLPIFCAEEYAAPDVNSLAEIEKAHISQVLSANDWNISRSAKTLEIDRSTLYNKIKRYNIQKPS
- a CDS encoding archaemetzincin family Zn-dependent metalloprotease, with translation MIAPLEHTVVVSFVGDCGEEIFNPISRGLQRVFGFGVERLPLLPDVDFALDPNRDQYHSTVILDKLAAAAPDGAAKVLAITAVDLFIPILTHVYGEAQLGGKACIVSTFRLKEGLSPLSVQEAYPVRVVKEAIHELGHTFKLRHCPDPVCIMHYCRSVKDVDRKSDQMCRYCKVLFEDEKKRLAK
- a CDS encoding glycine cleavage system protein H, with the translated sequence MNTIRTENRLKTTQDPCVWMQANVIPKKLCKTDYDCIACRFDKALRSLAMENEKLRKLGIAPNTKRGKIVFWKDPLMGLAPWKRPCIHHLKKRIEFRACTNEYRCDNCEFDQYFYDEYTVHAIVKPVDVLNIEGFKLPQGFYLHRGHTWIKLEGGGEARIGLDDFALRLFGPLDTFESPLVGKELRQNRSDIKMKRGSNSANIQSPLSGVVTAVNPRLRELGSLANQNPYADGWIARVHSRSLRQDLKNLMMGNEATDYLRDEVQRLYQVVEAEGGPLATDGGQFGHDIYGNMPQLGWKRMANIFLRT
- a CDS encoding glycine cleavage system protein H — protein: MKEQFKRSQRGQAGYGSFYRKGNLEDLGKSDEIPVILGRQVWMVKPEQKSKIGNPCLWMQAGAVKFKNCNNYYDCTTCSYDAGMAQRVEQGKQISWQDAMRKKPDIERICRHSLTHRIANRLCAYDYQCGACDFDQFFEDVWTAKSKSTPYALQQVKGFDVPLDYYFHNGHAWARIESGGYIRIGLDDFTSKLFGKADGFDLPLMGKEFDPGAVGWGLKRKENLADMLSPVGGVIVEVNSKARQNPEIVNREPYGDGWLFLVRTPDIKKSMNDLMTDTKSLTWMDTEVRNLENMIEEVAGPLAADGGHLASDIYGNLPQLGWNNLTRRFLKTR